A single genomic interval of Pelagerythrobacter marensis harbors:
- a CDS encoding siroheme synthase, with the protein MRSLPLFHRIAGTRVVVLGEGDAADAKRRLVERAGGTCCGEAEAHHARLAFVAIDDAGEAEAAVRRLKARGLLVNATDRPDLCDFTVPSVLDRNPVLVAVGTGGASAGLAKHLRLRLEAVLPPPLGQLAEALYAARDVLRSRFPDAADRRRALDAALAEGGALDPLRGVAADRVASWLQDASDEKPVAPIEIDLASDDPDDLTLREARWLGQADTVLHDSRVPPAILDRARADAVRRPLDTDAQPPAELPATGLTLVLRRRADS; encoded by the coding sequence ATGAGAAGCCTGCCGCTCTTCCATCGCATCGCCGGCACCCGGGTCGTGGTGCTGGGCGAAGGCGATGCGGCGGACGCGAAACGGCGGCTGGTCGAACGCGCCGGCGGCACCTGCTGCGGCGAGGCGGAGGCGCACCATGCGCGCCTCGCTTTCGTGGCTATCGACGACGCAGGGGAGGCTGAAGCCGCAGTCCGGCGGCTGAAAGCGCGCGGCCTGCTGGTCAACGCGACCGACCGGCCGGACTTGTGCGACTTCACCGTGCCGAGCGTGCTCGACCGCAATCCGGTGCTGGTGGCGGTCGGAACCGGCGGTGCATCGGCCGGCCTTGCCAAGCATTTGCGGTTGCGGCTCGAAGCCGTTCTGCCGCCCCCGCTGGGGCAACTTGCCGAAGCGCTTTATGCCGCGCGCGACGTGCTTCGCAGCCGCTTTCCCGACGCCGCCGACCGCCGGCGCGCGCTCGATGCCGCGCTGGCCGAGGGGGGCGCGCTCGATCCGCTGCGCGGGGTGGCGGCGGATCGCGTCGCATCGTGGCTGCAGGACGCGAGCGACGAGAAGCCGGTTGCCCCGATCGAGATCGATCTGGCAAGCGACGATCCCGACGACCTCACTTTGCGCGAAGCGCGCTGGCTGGGCCAGGCGGACACGGTGCTCCACGACTCCCGCGTCCCCCCCGCAATCCTCGACCGCGCGCGCGCCGACGCGGTTCGCCGGCCGCTGGACACAGACGCACAGCCGCCGGCAGAGCTTCCCGCCACGGGCCTGACTCTCGTGCTGCGCCGGCGTGCCGACAGCTAA
- the lysA gene encoding diaminopimelate decarboxylase produces the protein MDHFELRNGILHAEDVPLPDIAQAVGTPVYVYSRATLVRHARVFREALSGLDNAHVAFAVKANPNLAVLSVLRQEGYGADVVSGGELTRALAAGMAPADVVFSGVGKTHDELVQALEAGIGQFNIESEEEGYELAAIARRIGRTAACALRVNPDVDARTHEKISTGKRENKFGVPLDRAGAVYAALADEAGLDMRGVAVHIGSQLADLEPLESAFTKLGGLIAELRGQGHTITHADLGGGLGVPYKAGEVMPSPAEYGAMVARVTRDWGVRLTFEPGRVIAGNAGVLLTRVIRTKRSGNGPPFVIVDAAMNDLARPAMYGAWHDIEAVAPSGEKATAHVVGPICETGDTFAMDRETDALSAGDLAVFRTAGAYGATMASSYNSRGFVAEVLVDGNRFAVVADRIPADTIMDVERVPDWL, from the coding sequence ATGGATCATTTCGAACTCAGGAACGGCATTCTCCATGCCGAGGACGTACCGCTGCCGGACATCGCCCAGGCGGTGGGCACGCCGGTCTACGTCTATTCGCGCGCCACGCTGGTGCGCCATGCGCGGGTGTTTCGCGAAGCCCTGTCGGGCCTCGATAACGCCCATGTCGCTTTCGCGGTAAAGGCCAATCCCAACCTCGCGGTGCTCAGCGTCCTGCGGCAGGAAGGCTATGGCGCGGACGTGGTCTCCGGCGGCGAGCTGACGCGCGCCCTGGCCGCGGGCATGGCCCCGGCGGACGTGGTCTTTTCCGGCGTCGGCAAGACGCACGACGAGCTGGTCCAGGCGCTGGAGGCGGGGATCGGGCAGTTCAACATCGAATCGGAGGAAGAGGGGTACGAGCTGGCCGCCATCGCGCGGCGCATCGGGCGGACGGCCGCCTGCGCGCTGCGGGTCAACCCCGATGTCGATGCGCGCACGCACGAGAAGATCTCCACCGGCAAGCGCGAGAACAAGTTCGGCGTCCCGCTCGACCGCGCCGGCGCGGTCTATGCCGCGCTGGCGGACGAGGCCGGGCTCGATATGCGCGGCGTGGCCGTCCACATCGGCAGCCAGCTCGCCGATCTCGAGCCGCTCGAAAGCGCCTTCACCAAGCTCGGCGGGCTGATCGCGGAACTGCGGGGCCAGGGGCATACGATCACCCACGCCGATCTCGGCGGCGGTCTCGGCGTGCCCTACAAGGCGGGCGAGGTCATGCCCTCCCCGGCCGAATACGGCGCAATGGTCGCGCGGGTCACGCGCGACTGGGGCGTGCGGCTGACGTTCGAGCCGGGCCGGGTCATCGCCGGCAACGCCGGGGTCCTGCTGACCCGCGTGATCCGCACCAAGCGCAGCGGCAACGGCCCTCCGTTCGTGATCGTCGACGCGGCGATGAACGATCTCGCCCGCCCCGCGATGTACGGCGCCTGGCACGATATCGAAGCCGTTGCGCCCAGCGGGGAGAAAGCGACCGCGCATGTCGTCGGCCCGATCTGCGAGACCGGCGATACCTTCGCGATGGACCGCGAGACCGACGCGCTTTCGGCCGGCGACCTCGCGGTGTTCCGCACCGCCGGTGCCTATGGCGCGACGATGGCCTCGAGCTACAACAGCCGCGGCTTCGTGGCCGAAGTGCTGGTGGACGGTAACCGGTTCGCGGTCGTCGCCGACCGCATTCCGGCCGATACGATCATGGACGTGGAACGGGTGCCCGACTGGTTATGA
- the lptM gene encoding LPS translocon maturation chaperone LptM: MRRIFPPLALAALAALLAGCGQRADLEPPAGGSLPPAPYGAEVRPEPEDLLALEPQAAPERSVELRKRSEEREDDPFDLPPE, from the coding sequence ATGCGCCGGATCTTCCCTCCCTTGGCTTTGGCCGCTCTGGCCGCCCTGCTCGCAGGCTGCGGACAACGCGCCGATCTGGAACCGCCGGCGGGCGGCTCGCTGCCCCCCGCCCCCTACGGGGCGGAAGTCCGGCCGGAGCCGGAGGATCTCCTCGCGCTCGAGCCGCAGGCGGCGCCCGAACGCAGCGTGGAGCTGCGCAAGCGCTCCGAAGAACGGGAAGACGACCCCTTCGACCTGCCGCCCGAATAG
- the argH gene encoding argininosuccinate lyase encodes MWGGRFAEGPSAIMREINASIPFDKALWRHDIAASKAHVAMLAAQGIVTGEDADTISRGLDAVAAEYAAEGVPEDWDLEDIHMTTESRLAELIGPAAGRLHTARSRNDQVATDFRLWVRETIDQADAGLAALQRALVTRAGEHAGSVMPGFTHLQTAQPVTLGHHLMAYYEMIRRDRSRFADARARLNECPLGSAALAGTGFPIDRQATCEALGFDRPTANSLDAVSDRDFAIDYLQAAAQCALHLSRLAEEMILWASQPFGFIRMPDTLSTGSSIMPQKKNPDAAELVRGHAGRIVGCLTALMVTMKGLPLAYSKDMQDDKPPVFEAAGLLALSIAAMTGMVADSTFDTARMRAAAEMGFATATDLADWLVREADIPFREAHHITGAAVKLAEERGVALDKLSLDELQAIDPRIGEGVYAALSVDASVAARASYGGTAPDQVRQRVDEAHKALGMER; translated from the coding sequence ATGTGGGGCGGGCGCTTCGCCGAAGGCCCTAGCGCGATCATGCGCGAAATCAACGCCTCGATCCCGTTCGACAAGGCGCTCTGGCGGCACGACATTGCCGCCAGCAAGGCCCATGTCGCGATGCTCGCGGCACAGGGAATCGTCACCGGAGAGGACGCCGATACCATTTCGCGCGGCCTGGACGCCGTCGCGGCCGAGTACGCGGCCGAGGGCGTGCCGGAGGACTGGGACCTCGAAGACATTCACATGACCACCGAAAGCCGGCTCGCCGAACTGATCGGCCCGGCGGCCGGGCGGCTCCACACCGCGCGCAGCCGCAACGATCAGGTGGCGACCGACTTCCGCCTCTGGGTGCGCGAGACGATCGACCAGGCCGATGCCGGGCTGGCGGCGCTGCAGCGGGCGCTGGTGACGCGCGCGGGCGAGCACGCGGGCAGCGTCATGCCCGGCTTCACCCACCTCCAGACAGCCCAGCCGGTCACGCTCGGCCATCACCTGATGGCCTATTACGAGATGATCCGCCGCGACCGCAGCCGGTTTGCCGATGCGCGCGCGCGGCTCAACGAATGCCCGCTGGGGTCCGCCGCGCTGGCGGGCACCGGCTTTCCCATCGACCGCCAGGCGACCTGCGAGGCGCTGGGGTTCGACCGGCCGACGGCGAACAGCCTCGATGCCGTGTCCGACCGCGATTTCGCGATCGACTACCTCCAGGCCGCCGCCCAGTGCGCGCTGCACCTGTCGCGGCTGGCGGAAGAGATGATCCTCTGGGCCAGCCAGCCGTTCGGCTTCATCCGAATGCCCGATACGCTGAGCACGGGCAGCTCGATCATGCCGCAGAAGAAGAACCCCGACGCGGCGGAGCTGGTCCGGGGCCACGCCGGGCGCATCGTCGGCTGTCTGACCGCGCTGATGGTGACGATGAAGGGCCTGCCGCTCGCCTATTCGAAGGACATGCAGGACGACAAGCCGCCGGTGTTCGAAGCGGCCGGACTGCTGGCGCTGTCGATCGCGGCCATGACCGGGATGGTCGCCGACAGCACGTTCGACACCGCGCGGATGCGCGCGGCGGCCGAAATGGGCTTCGCCACCGCAACCGACCTCGCCGACTGGCTGGTGCGCGAGGCGGACATTCCCTTCCGCGAGGCGCATCATATCACCGGCGCCGCGGTGAAGCTGGCGGAAGAGCGCGGCGTCGCGCTCGACAAGCTCTCGCTCGACGAGTTGCAGGCGATCGATCCGCGCATCGGTGAAGGGGTCTATGCCGCGCTCTCGGTCGATGCCTCGGTCGCGGCGCGCGCATCCTATGGCGGGACCGCGCCCGATCAGGTAAGGCAGCGCGTCGACGAAGCGCACAAGGCGCTGGGCATGGAGCGATAA
- a CDS encoding TlpA disulfide reductase family protein, translating into MSFLSSFRLSFTCVALALVLAGCDRQAPEAAQGEGASAEDKAGLAGIFDRSHAGDLMPAIEVVDPDGETFNLAAAQGTPVLLNLWATWCAPCVKEMPQLDDLAGEYGDSLRVVTVSQDMGGAEKVRPFFASMGFDHLEPWMEPDLELGFALESQSLPTTVLYDASGREVWRVVGEHDWSGADVREAIAEAVD; encoded by the coding sequence GTGTCGTTCTTGTCGTCGTTCCGGTTGTCGTTCACGTGTGTCGCCCTGGCTCTGGTTCTGGCCGGCTGCGATAGGCAAGCGCCGGAGGCGGCGCAAGGCGAGGGCGCGTCGGCGGAAGACAAGGCCGGCCTGGCCGGCATCTTCGACCGCAGCCATGCAGGCGACCTGATGCCGGCGATCGAAGTGGTCGACCCGGACGGCGAGACGTTCAATCTCGCCGCCGCGCAGGGCACGCCGGTCCTGCTCAACCTCTGGGCGACCTGGTGTGCGCCCTGCGTCAAGGAAATGCCCCAGCTCGACGATCTTGCCGGCGAATATGGCGACAGCTTGCGCGTCGTCACGGTAAGCCAGGATATGGGCGGCGCGGAGAAAGTCCGCCCCTTCTTCGCGAGCATGGGCTTCGATCATCTCGAACCGTGGATGGAACCCGACCTCGAACTGGGCTTTGCGCTCGAGAGCCAGAGCCTGCCGACCACCGTGCTCTATGACGCGAGCGGCCGCGAAGTGTGGCGCGTTGTCGGCGAGCACGACTGGTCCGGCGCCGACGTGCGCGAGGCGATCGCCGAAGCCGTCGACTAA
- a CDS encoding asparaginase produces MNRPHIRILATGGTIAGSAGSALKRGYRPGQIGIAEMVAQAQALGLEAELDGHEVAAVGSQDIGWREWQALHRHIADAYADDGVDGVIVTHGTDTAEETAWLLDLTRPAGKPVVLVGAMRPADAVGSDGMRNFANAVRVAGDPDASGRGVLVVMGDAVFAASDVRKSATAQIDAFRGFPRGPLGLVNPASLDWFGPPARPGDPARFAWPEALPRVEIVYAHADMDAAPVHAALAAGSRGLVLAGLGHGNAPASVIAALAEAGVPVVRSSRVDEGSVDRNVELDDDGLGFVAARALNPQKARILLQLLIAEGVDEIAAMQAAFDRR; encoded by the coding sequence ATGAACCGACCGCATATCCGCATCCTCGCCACGGGCGGCACGATTGCCGGGTCCGCCGGATCGGCGCTGAAGCGCGGTTACCGGCCCGGCCAGATCGGGATCGCCGAGATGGTGGCCCAGGCGCAGGCGCTGGGTCTGGAGGCCGAGCTGGACGGGCACGAAGTGGCCGCAGTCGGTTCGCAGGACATCGGCTGGCGCGAATGGCAGGCGCTCCACCGCCACATCGCCGATGCCTATGCCGACGACGGGGTGGACGGCGTGATCGTGACCCACGGCACCGACACGGCCGAGGAAACGGCCTGGCTGCTGGACCTCACGCGGCCCGCCGGCAAGCCCGTCGTCCTGGTCGGCGCCATGCGCCCGGCCGATGCGGTCGGGAGCGACGGGATGCGCAATTTCGCCAATGCCGTGCGGGTGGCGGGGGATCCCGATGCCTCGGGGCGCGGCGTGCTGGTGGTGATGGGCGACGCCGTCTTTGCCGCAAGCGACGTGCGAAAATCCGCCACTGCGCAGATCGATGCCTTCCGCGGGTTTCCGCGCGGGCCGCTGGGCCTGGTCAATCCCGCCTCGCTCGACTGGTTCGGGCCGCCGGCACGCCCCGGCGACCCGGCGCGCTTCGCCTGGCCGGAGGCGCTGCCGCGGGTGGAAATCGTCTATGCCCACGCCGACATGGATGCCGCGCCCGTGCACGCCGCGCTGGCAGCCGGATCGCGCGGGCTGGTGCTGGCCGGGCTGGGCCACGGCAATGCGCCCGCTTCCGTCATCGCCGCGCTGGCCGAAGCCGGCGTGCCGGTGGTCCGCTCGAGCCGCGTCGACGAAGGCTCGGTCGATCGCAATGTCGAACTCGACGACGATGGCCTGGGCTTCGTCGCCGCGCGCGCGCTCAATCCGCAAAAGGCGCGCATATTGCTGCAACTGCTGATTGCCGAAGGTGTCGACGAGATAGCCGCGATGCAGGCGGCGTTCGACCGGCGATAG
- a CDS encoding zinc-binding dehydrogenase, translating into MTTAGKQLFTTLAADGTLTVEVAETQFPDPTGNQVLVKMEAAPINPSDLALLFGQADIDNAEFSPGKLVAHMPEPFNSGAKGRHGQRLPVGNEGAGTVVAAGDSEAAQALVGQRVACVPGQAFSQYAIADAAMCLPLGDNSARDGASAFVNPMTALGFVENAKMDGQKAIIHSAAASNLGQMLNRICQEDGIALVNIVRKQEQVDLLKGLGAKHVVNSSDDDFMEQLCAAIDATDAYYGFDPIGGGKTVDACFKAMERVAVGKMREYSRYGSNQQKRMFIYGRLDLGPTILTPSYGFGWTLSGWLLTPFLAQAGAETVGRMRKRVLDNLTTTFASHYKREVTLEQMLEKDAATDYRAMKTGEKYLVTPWG; encoded by the coding sequence ATGACCACCGCCGGCAAGCAGCTTTTCACCACCCTCGCGGCCGACGGCACCCTGACGGTGGAAGTCGCCGAAACGCAGTTTCCCGACCCGACCGGCAACCAGGTGCTGGTGAAGATGGAAGCCGCGCCGATCAACCCGAGCGACCTTGCGCTGCTGTTCGGCCAGGCGGACATCGACAATGCGGAGTTCTCGCCCGGCAAACTCGTCGCCCATATGCCCGAACCCTTCAACTCGGGCGCCAAGGGCCGCCACGGGCAGCGCCTGCCGGTCGGCAACGAGGGCGCGGGCACGGTGGTCGCGGCGGGCGATTCGGAAGCGGCCCAGGCGCTCGTCGGCCAGCGCGTCGCCTGCGTCCCGGGCCAGGCCTTCTCCCAATATGCCATCGCCGATGCCGCCATGTGTCTGCCGCTGGGCGACAACTCCGCGCGCGACGGGGCGAGCGCTTTCGTCAATCCGATGACCGCCCTGGGCTTTGTCGAGAATGCGAAGATGGACGGGCAAAAGGCGATCATCCATTCCGCCGCCGCCTCCAACCTCGGCCAGATGCTCAACCGCATCTGCCAGGAAGACGGGATCGCGCTGGTCAATATCGTGCGCAAGCAGGAACAGGTCGACCTGCTGAAAGGGCTTGGCGCGAAACACGTCGTCAACTCGTCGGACGACGATTTCATGGAGCAGCTCTGCGCTGCGATCGACGCGACCGATGCCTATTACGGGTTCGATCCGATCGGCGGCGGCAAGACGGTCGATGCCTGTTTCAAGGCGATGGAGCGGGTCGCCGTGGGCAAGATGCGCGAATATTCGCGCTACGGCTCCAACCAGCAGAAGCGCATGTTCATCTACGGCCGGCTCGATCTCGGCCCGACGATCCTGACGCCCAGCTACGGCTTCGGCTGGACGCTCTCGGGCTGGCTGCTAACCCCGTTCCTCGCGCAGGCGGGCGCGGAAACCGTGGGCCGGATGCGCAAGCGCGTGCTCGACAATCTCACCACGACTTTCGCCAGCCACTACAAGCGCGAGGTGACGCTGGAGCAGATGCTGGAGAAGGACGCGGCGACAGATTATCGCGCGATGAAGACGGGCGAGAAATATCTGGTCACGCCCTGGGGATAG
- the truA gene encoding tRNA pseudouridine(38-40) synthase TruA gives MTRFALTLEFDGTPFMGLQRQPHGPSVQEAVERAVHAVTGEHATLHSSGRTDTGVHALAMRSHVDIEKPFEPFRLMEALNALLRPDPIAVIGCEIVPDDWHARFSCIGRAYEYRIVNRRAPLTLDKDRAWQVPQPLDADAMHRAAQALVGRHDFTTFRSVHCQAASPVKTLDRLAVRRAGEDVLIEAEARSFLHHQVRSMVGCLALVGMGRWREEQVAEALAARDRQALGLNAPPGGLYFVRAVYP, from the coding sequence ATGACCCGCTTCGCGCTCACGCTCGAATTCGACGGCACGCCGTTCATGGGCCTGCAGCGCCAGCCGCACGGGCCGAGCGTGCAGGAAGCGGTCGAGCGCGCGGTCCATGCGGTGACGGGCGAGCACGCGACGCTCCATTCCTCGGGCCGCACCGATACCGGTGTCCACGCGCTCGCCATGCGCAGCCATGTCGACATCGAAAAGCCGTTCGAGCCGTTCCGGCTGATGGAGGCGCTGAACGCGCTTCTCCGCCCCGATCCGATCGCGGTGATCGGATGCGAGATCGTGCCGGACGACTGGCACGCGCGCTTCAGTTGCATCGGGCGCGCTTACGAATACCGGATCGTCAACCGCCGCGCGCCGCTCACGCTCGACAAGGATCGCGCGTGGCAAGTGCCGCAGCCGCTCGATGCCGACGCCATGCACCGCGCCGCGCAGGCGCTGGTCGGGCGGCACGACTTCACCACTTTTCGCTCGGTCCACTGTCAGGCGGCGAGCCCGGTCAAGACGCTCGACCGCCTCGCCGTCCGCCGCGCGGGCGAGGACGTGCTGATCGAGGCGGAGGCGCGCAGCTTTCTCCACCACCAGGTCCGCTCGATGGTCGGCTGCCTCGCGCTCGTCGGCATGGGCCGCTGGCGGGAGGAGCAGGTGGCCGAGGCGCTGGCCGCGCGCGACCGCCAGGCGCTGGGCCTCAATGCTCCGCCCGGCGGGCTCTATTTCGTGCGGGCGGTCTATCCCTGA
- a CDS encoding alpha/beta hydrolase has protein sequence MKTPPFLRILAAAIGLAALAHPAAAQPEAPSPAVQQLGVDLEHFAYPWPVETMPVQLGDTAAQMAFMDVAPDEPNGRSVVLLHGKNFCGATWQGTAEALLAAGYRVLIPDQIGFCKSSKPREAQYTFAMMAAFTRALMERQGIADAAVIGHSTGGMLAMHFAHMYPGAVRQLVLINPLGLTDRMAEGVPYVPLSKLVEQERAKGYDDIRQYQLDTYYHGEWKPRYDRWVRMLAGQYASGDAVAYAQAKTSEMILTQPISQHLERLTMPVTLMVGMLDTTTFGKGQAPPDVQQRLRAIPALAPEAARRFPDGELVVFDDLGHSPQVEAPEVFEPRLLEALARAEAR, from the coding sequence ATGAAGACACCGCCCTTTCTCCGCATCCTTGCCGCCGCCATCGGCCTCGCCGCGCTGGCGCACCCCGCCGCCGCGCAGCCGGAGGCCCCGTCCCCTGCGGTCCAGCAGTTGGGCGTCGATCTCGAACATTTCGCATATCCGTGGCCGGTGGAGACAATGCCGGTCCAGCTCGGCGATACCGCGGCGCAGATGGCCTTCATGGACGTCGCCCCGGACGAGCCCAACGGCCGCAGCGTCGTGCTGCTGCACGGCAAGAACTTCTGCGGGGCGACCTGGCAGGGCACGGCCGAGGCGCTGCTCGCCGCCGGCTACCGCGTGCTGATTCCCGACCAGATCGGGTTCTGCAAATCCTCCAAGCCGCGCGAGGCGCAGTACACGTTCGCCATGATGGCGGCCTTCACCCGCGCGCTGATGGAGCGGCAGGGGATCGCCGATGCCGCGGTGATCGGCCATTCGACCGGCGGCATGCTGGCGATGCATTTCGCGCACATGTATCCGGGCGCGGTCCGCCAGCTCGTGCTGATCAATCCGCTGGGGCTGACCGACCGGATGGCCGAAGGCGTGCCTTACGTGCCGCTGTCGAAGCTGGTCGAGCAGGAGCGGGCCAAGGGTTACGACGATATCCGCCAGTACCAGCTCGACACATATTACCACGGCGAATGGAAGCCGCGCTACGACCGCTGGGTGCGGATGCTCGCAGGCCAGTACGCCAGCGGCGATGCCGTCGCTTACGCCCAGGCCAAGACCAGCGAGATGATCCTGACCCAGCCGATCTCCCAGCATCTGGAGCGTCTGACCATGCCGGTCACGCTGATGGTGGGGATGCTGGACACGACCACTTTCGGCAAAGGGCAGGCGCCGCCGGACGTGCAGCAGAGGCTTCGCGCAATCCCGGCCCTCGCGCCCGAAGCGGCGCGCCGCTTCCCCGACGGCGAACTCGTCGTTTTCGACGATCTGGGCCATTCGCCGCAAGTCGAAGCGCCCGAGGTGTTCGAGCCGCGCCTGCTCGAAGCGCTCGCCCGCGCCGAGGCGCGCTGA